The proteins below come from a single Ochotona princeps isolate mOchPri1 chromosome 13, mOchPri1.hap1, whole genome shotgun sequence genomic window:
- the CSTF2T gene encoding cleavage stimulation factor subunit 2 tau variant produces MSGLTVRDPAMDRSLRSVFVGNIPYEATEEQLKDIFSEVGSVVSFRLVYDRETGKPKGYGFCEYQDQETALSAMRNLNGREFSGRALRVDNAASEKNKEELKSLGPAAPIIDSPYGDPIDPEDAPESITRAVASLPPEQMFELMKQMKLCVQNSHQEARNMLLQNPQLAYALLQAQVVMRIMDPEIALKILHRKIHVTPLIPGKSQPGAGPAPGPGPGPGPGPAPAPGPGPAPGLCPAPNVLLNQQNAPGPQPQHLARRPVKDIPPLMQTPIQGAMPAPGPIAAAVPGPGPGPLTPGGAMQPQVGMPGVGPVPLERGQVQMSDPRAPMPRGPMTAGGLPPRGLLGDAPNDPRGGTLLSVTGEVEPRGYLGPPHQGPPMHHASAHDSRGPASHEMRGGPIGDPRMLMGEPRGPMLDQRGLPMDGRVSRDARVIEPRAMETDVLEPRVMERRAMETCAMESRGLEMRGPVPSARGHMAGGMPGPGPINIGAGGPQGPRQVPSISGVGNPGGGMQGAGVQGAGMQGGGMQGAGGMQGAGMQGAGMQGVAMQGAGKQAGGQPSSFSPGQSQVTPQDQEKAALIMQVLQLTADQIAMLPPEQRQSILILKEQIQKSTGAS; encoded by the coding sequence ATGTCGGGTTTAACGGTGAGAGACCCGGCCATGGATCGCTCCCTGCGTTCCGTGTTCGTGGGAAACATTCCGTACGAGGCGACCGAGGAGCAGCTGAAGGACATTTTCTCCGAGGTGGGTTCTGTCGTCAGTTTCCGGCTGGTGTACGACAGGGAGACGGGGAAGCCCAAAGGTTATGGCTTCTGCGAGTACCAGGACCAGGAGACGGCGCTGAGCGCCATGCGGAACCTCAACGGGCGCGAGTTCAGTGGCAGAGCGCTGCGGGTGGACAACGCCGCCAGCGAGAAGAACAAGGAGGAGCTCAAGAGCCTGGGGCCCGCGGCGCCCATCATTGACTCGCCCTACGGGGACCCCAtcgacccagaagatgctcccgAGTCCATCACCAGAGCGGTCGCCAGCCTCCCCCCCGAGCAGATGTTTGAGCTGATGAAGCAGATGAAACTCTGCGTCCAGAACAGCCACCAGGAAGCTCGGAACATGCTGCTTCAGAACCCGCAGCTGGCGTACGCCCTGTTGCAGGCGCAAGTCGTAATGAGGATCATGGATCCGGAGATTGCTCTGAAAATCCTGCATCGAAAGATCCATGTCACGCCTCTGATCCCAGGCAAATCTCAGCCAGGCGCGGGCCCGGCGCCTGGGCCGGGGCCCGGCCCTGGTCCtggtcctgcccctgcccctggccccgGCCCTGCTCCTGGGCTCTGCCCAGCACCCAATGTTCTCCTGAACCAGCAGAATGCTCCAGGTCCTCAGCCTCAACATTTGGCCAGAAGGCCCGTCAAGGATATTCCTCCTTTGATGCAGACGCCTATCCAAGGTGCAATGCCAGCTCCCGGGCCAATCGCAGCGGCCGTGCCTGGGCCCGGGCCTGGGCCCTTAACTCCTGGAGGGGCGATGCAGCCCCAAGTCGGAATGCCAGGGGTCGGCCCAGTGCCTTTGGAGCGGGGACAAGTGCAGATGTCAGATCCCCGTGCTCCTATGCCTCGGGGACCCATGACTGCGGGGGGCCTTCCCCCTCGAGGACTGCTGGGAGATGCTCCGAATGACCCACGTGGAGGAACTCTGCTTTCAGTCACTGGCGAAGTGGAGCCTCGTGGTTATCTGGGCCCGCCGCATCAGGGTCCCCCCATGCACCATGCCTCTGCTCATGACAGccgtggccctgcctcccatgagATGAGGGGAGGGCCCATAGGAGATCCCAGAATGCTCATGGGAGAACCCAGAGGACCCATGCTAGATCAAAGGGGTCTGCCTATGGATGGTCGAGTTAGTAGAGATGCCCGTGTGATTGAGCCCCGAGCCATGGAAACGGATGTCTTAGAGCCCCGAGTCATGGAGAGGAGAGCAATGGAGACTTGCGCAATGGAATCCAGAGGACTGGAGATGAGGGGCCCAGTCCCAAGTGCCAGAGGCCACATGGCCGGTGGAATGCCAGGTCCTGGCCCCATTAACATCGGGGCAGGTGGACCTCAGGGACCCAGACAGGTCCCAAGCATTTCAGGAGTGGGGAATCCTGGAGGCGGTATGCAAGGGGCAGGTGTACAAGGAGCAGGCATGCAGGGAGGAGGCATGCAGGGTGCAGGAGGCATGCAGGGTGCAGGAATGCAGGGTGCAGGAATGCAAGGAGTGGCCATGCAGGGTGCAGGTAAGCAGGCTGGAGGCCAGCCCAgcagtttcagtcctgggcagaGCCAGGTCACTCCACAGGATCAAGAAAAGGCGGCTTTGATCATGCAGGTTCTCCAGCTAACCGCAGATCAGATAGCCATGCTGCCGCCCGAGCAGAGGCAGAGTATCCTGATCCTAAAGGAACAGATCCAGAAGTCCACGGGGGCTTCCTGA